The Polypterus senegalus isolate Bchr_013 chromosome 9, ASM1683550v1, whole genome shotgun sequence genome includes a window with the following:
- the cdk9 gene encoding cyclin-dependent kinase 9 isoform X1 — MQKDRTGSSGGTEKPDREAAIMSKYYDGVEFPFCDEFSKYEKLAKIGQGTFGEVFKAKHRQTGKKVALKKVLMENEKEGFPITALREIKILQLLKHENVVNLIEICRTKATQFNRYKGSIYLVFDFCEHDLAGLLSNANVKFTLAEIKKVMQMLLNGLYYIHRNKILHRDMKAANVLITRDGVLKLADFGLARAFSLAKNSQPNRYTNRVVTLWYRPPELLLGERDYGPPIDLWGGGCIMAEMWTRSPIMQGNTEQHQLTLISQLCGSITPEVWPNVDKYELYQKLELPKGQKRKVKDRLKAYVKDPYALDLIDKLLVLDPSQRTDSDDALNHDFFWSDPMPSDLKNMLSTHNQSMFEYLAPPRRRGGHVPQQPANQSRNPATTNQTEFDRVF, encoded by the exons ATGCAGAAAGATCGCACCGGAAGCTCCGGAGGTACAGAGAA GCCCGACCGGGAGGCCGCAATCATGTCCAAGTATTACGATGGAGTCGAGTTTCCTTTCTGCGACGAGTTCTCAAAATACGAGAAGCTGGCGAAGATCGGACAAGGAACTTTCGG GGAAGTATTTAAAGCGAAGCACAGACAGACTGGCAAGAAGGTAGCATTAAAGAAAGTGCTGATGGAAAATGAGAAGGAAGGG TTTCCAATAACAGCCCTTAGAGAAATTAAGATATTACAGCTTCTGAAGCATGAAAATGTGGTCAACTTAATTGAAATTTGTCGAACAAAAG CCACTCAATTCAATCGATATAAAGGAAGCATATACTTAGTATTTGATTTTTGCGAGCATGACCTGGCTGGCCTACTCAGCAATGCCAACGTCAAATTCACTCTGGCGGAGATCAAAAAGGTCATGCAGATGTTGCTGAATGGGCTGtattatatacacagaaataag aTTTTGCATCGAGATATGAAAGCTGCTAATGTCCTCATTACACGAGATGGTGTGTTGAAACTGGCAGATTTTGGACTTGCTCGAGCATTTAGCCTTGCTAAGAACAGTCAGCCTAATCGATACACAAACAGAGTGGTCACATTATGGTATCGACCTCCAGAACTACTACTCG GAGAGCGGGACTATGGTCCCCCAATTGATCTTTGGGGGGGAGGGTGCATAATGGCAGAAATGTGGACACGTAGCCCCATCATGCAGGGTAATACTGAACAGCACCAGCTTACGCTTATCAGCCAGTTGTGTGGCTCAATTACACCTGAG gtgtGGCCAAACGTTGATAAATATGAGTTATACCAAAAACTTGAGTTGCCCAAGGGTCAGAAACGAAAAGTAAAGGATCGCCTTAAGGCCTATGTTAAAGATCCATATGCTTTGGACTTGATTGATAAACTCCTGGTTCTTGACCCATCCCAAAGGACTGATAGTGATGATGCCCTTAACCATGACTTTTTCTGGTCTGACCCTATGCCATCTGACCTCAAAAACATGCTCTCCACCCATAATCAGTCCATGTTTGAATACCTCGCCCCACCCAGACGCAGAGGAGGACATGTACCACAGCAGCCCGCCAATCAAAGCAGGAACCCAGCTACAACCAATCAGACAGAATTTGATCGAGTGTtttga
- the cdk9 gene encoding cyclin-dependent kinase 9 isoform X3 produces the protein MSKYYDGVEFPFCDEFSKYEKLAKIGQGTFGEVFKAKHRQTGKKVALKKVLMENEKEGFPITALREIKILQLLKHENVVNLIEICRTKATQFNRYKGSIYLVFDFCEHDLAGLLSNANVKFTLAEIKKVMQMLLNGLYYIHRNKILHRDMKAANVLITRDGVLKLADFGLARAFSLAKNSQPNRYTNRVVTLWYRPPELLLGERDYGPPIDLWGGGCIMAEMWTRSPIMQGNTEQHQLTLISQLCGSITPEVWPNVDKYELYQKLELPKGQKRKVKDRLKAYVKDPYALDLIDKLLVLDPSQRTDSDDALNHDFFWSDPMPSDLKNMLSTHNQSMFEYLAPPRRRGGHVPQQPANQSRNPATTNQTEFDRVF, from the exons ATGTCCAAGTATTACGATGGAGTCGAGTTTCCTTTCTGCGACGAGTTCTCAAAATACGAGAAGCTGGCGAAGATCGGACAAGGAACTTTCGG GGAAGTATTTAAAGCGAAGCACAGACAGACTGGCAAGAAGGTAGCATTAAAGAAAGTGCTGATGGAAAATGAGAAGGAAGGG TTTCCAATAACAGCCCTTAGAGAAATTAAGATATTACAGCTTCTGAAGCATGAAAATGTGGTCAACTTAATTGAAATTTGTCGAACAAAAG CCACTCAATTCAATCGATATAAAGGAAGCATATACTTAGTATTTGATTTTTGCGAGCATGACCTGGCTGGCCTACTCAGCAATGCCAACGTCAAATTCACTCTGGCGGAGATCAAAAAGGTCATGCAGATGTTGCTGAATGGGCTGtattatatacacagaaataag aTTTTGCATCGAGATATGAAAGCTGCTAATGTCCTCATTACACGAGATGGTGTGTTGAAACTGGCAGATTTTGGACTTGCTCGAGCATTTAGCCTTGCTAAGAACAGTCAGCCTAATCGATACACAAACAGAGTGGTCACATTATGGTATCGACCTCCAGAACTACTACTCG GAGAGCGGGACTATGGTCCCCCAATTGATCTTTGGGGGGGAGGGTGCATAATGGCAGAAATGTGGACACGTAGCCCCATCATGCAGGGTAATACTGAACAGCACCAGCTTACGCTTATCAGCCAGTTGTGTGGCTCAATTACACCTGAG gtgtGGCCAAACGTTGATAAATATGAGTTATACCAAAAACTTGAGTTGCCCAAGGGTCAGAAACGAAAAGTAAAGGATCGCCTTAAGGCCTATGTTAAAGATCCATATGCTTTGGACTTGATTGATAAACTCCTGGTTCTTGACCCATCCCAAAGGACTGATAGTGATGATGCCCTTAACCATGACTTTTTCTGGTCTGACCCTATGCCATCTGACCTCAAAAACATGCTCTCCACCCATAATCAGTCCATGTTTGAATACCTCGCCCCACCCAGACGCAGAGGAGGACATGTACCACAGCAGCCCGCCAATCAAAGCAGGAACCCAGCTACAACCAATCAGACAGAATTTGATCGAGTGTtttga
- the cdk9 gene encoding cyclin-dependent kinase 9 isoform X2: MDKTPDREAAIMSKYYDGVEFPFCDEFSKYEKLAKIGQGTFGEVFKAKHRQTGKKVALKKVLMENEKEGFPITALREIKILQLLKHENVVNLIEICRTKATQFNRYKGSIYLVFDFCEHDLAGLLSNANVKFTLAEIKKVMQMLLNGLYYIHRNKILHRDMKAANVLITRDGVLKLADFGLARAFSLAKNSQPNRYTNRVVTLWYRPPELLLGERDYGPPIDLWGGGCIMAEMWTRSPIMQGNTEQHQLTLISQLCGSITPEVWPNVDKYELYQKLELPKGQKRKVKDRLKAYVKDPYALDLIDKLLVLDPSQRTDSDDALNHDFFWSDPMPSDLKNMLSTHNQSMFEYLAPPRRRGGHVPQQPANQSRNPATTNQTEFDRVF, from the exons ATGGATAAAAC GCCCGACCGGGAGGCCGCAATCATGTCCAAGTATTACGATGGAGTCGAGTTTCCTTTCTGCGACGAGTTCTCAAAATACGAGAAGCTGGCGAAGATCGGACAAGGAACTTTCGG GGAAGTATTTAAAGCGAAGCACAGACAGACTGGCAAGAAGGTAGCATTAAAGAAAGTGCTGATGGAAAATGAGAAGGAAGGG TTTCCAATAACAGCCCTTAGAGAAATTAAGATATTACAGCTTCTGAAGCATGAAAATGTGGTCAACTTAATTGAAATTTGTCGAACAAAAG CCACTCAATTCAATCGATATAAAGGAAGCATATACTTAGTATTTGATTTTTGCGAGCATGACCTGGCTGGCCTACTCAGCAATGCCAACGTCAAATTCACTCTGGCGGAGATCAAAAAGGTCATGCAGATGTTGCTGAATGGGCTGtattatatacacagaaataag aTTTTGCATCGAGATATGAAAGCTGCTAATGTCCTCATTACACGAGATGGTGTGTTGAAACTGGCAGATTTTGGACTTGCTCGAGCATTTAGCCTTGCTAAGAACAGTCAGCCTAATCGATACACAAACAGAGTGGTCACATTATGGTATCGACCTCCAGAACTACTACTCG GAGAGCGGGACTATGGTCCCCCAATTGATCTTTGGGGGGGAGGGTGCATAATGGCAGAAATGTGGACACGTAGCCCCATCATGCAGGGTAATACTGAACAGCACCAGCTTACGCTTATCAGCCAGTTGTGTGGCTCAATTACACCTGAG gtgtGGCCAAACGTTGATAAATATGAGTTATACCAAAAACTTGAGTTGCCCAAGGGTCAGAAACGAAAAGTAAAGGATCGCCTTAAGGCCTATGTTAAAGATCCATATGCTTTGGACTTGATTGATAAACTCCTGGTTCTTGACCCATCCCAAAGGACTGATAGTGATGATGCCCTTAACCATGACTTTTTCTGGTCTGACCCTATGCCATCTGACCTCAAAAACATGCTCTCCACCCATAATCAGTCCATGTTTGAATACCTCGCCCCACCCAGACGCAGAGGAGGACATGTACCACAGCAGCCCGCCAATCAAAGCAGGAACCCAGCTACAACCAATCAGACAGAATTTGATCGAGTGTtttga